Genomic window (Streptosporangium brasiliense):
GCGACGCCGACGATGCTCAGGAACGCCGGGACGCGCCGGGTGAAGGCGTCGCGGGTGCCCAGGACGAGGGCCGGCGGCAGCCGTACGAGAAGGGCGAGCCTGGCCATCCGCGACAGGTGGCCCCGCGGTGGCGCGGCCGGCGCCGCGGGGATCGGCGGGGTGCGGCAGCCGCGCCAGGCGGGCAGGGCGACCGCGACCAGGACCACCGCGGCGGTGCCGGCGACGATCGTCAGCAGCGGGGACGACGAGAGCGGCAGGATCGGCATGCCGGCCAGCGCGAACGAGGCGGCGACCTGGCCGCAGACCAGCCCGACGGCGATGCCGAGCAGGCCGAGCGCGCCGTGTTCGGCCATGAGCAGGCCGAAGATCTGGCCGCGGGTGTAGCCGAGGGATTTCAGGGTGGCGATGTCGCGGGTCTGGGCGAGCACGCGGCCGCCCACCACGTTGGCGATGGCCAGCGCCGCGGCGACCAGTCCGGTGATCCCGAACAGCGCCAGCAGCAGGCCCAGCAGCCGGTTGTCCAGCTCCATGGAGGCGCGGACCTCGCGCCAGGTGGACATGCGCTGGATCTGCTCGGCCAGCAGGGTGACCGCGCCGTGCACGACCGGCAGCGTGTCCTCTCCGTCGGCCAGCCGCAGGCCGGTGACCGACTCGCTGCGGCCCAGCGCGGGCTCGATCCTGGCGAGGGTGGCGGTCGGCGTCCAGGCCAGGCCAGGGGTCGACTCGGGGTAGAAGCCCTGGTCGGCGGTGTCGGCCAGGCCGACCACGGTCAGGGGGTGGGAGGCGCCGCTGAGCGCGGTGACGGGGAAGGGACCGCCCACCCGCAGGTCGAGCGCCTTGGCGAAGGAGCGCTCGACGACCACGCCGTCGACGTCGCCGGAGCGCAGCCACCGCCCCTCACGGATCAGCGGCGTGGCCACGGAGGGCAGGGCCGCCTGCATCCCCCGCAGCGCCACGGGCGACTTCTTGCCGTCCAGCGTGAGCATGACGGGCGCCGTCCGGTACGGCCCGGCCACCTGGACCACGCCCTGCAGCCGGGACAGCGCGGCCACGTCCGGGGCGTCCTTGGTGTGGATCCACACATGCGCGCCCCGGGACTCGGCGAACAGCCCCCGCCACGGGTTGGTCCCGTCTTCCAGCAGCGTCGCCGAGGTGATCAGCGCCGTGACGATCCCCGCCACCGCGAGCACCGTGAGCAGCGCCTGTCCCCGCCGGACCCGCAGGTCGGCCCGGATCCATCTGACCGAGGCCCTGAAGGTGCTCACGTCCGGGATCCCGGCCCCCGCCCCGGCCCCGCCACCGGGCGCGGGCGGGCGGCGGAGACGGCGCTCACCCGGCGGGTGCCGGGACAGGCGACGGCGCTCACCCGGCGGGTGCCGGAGGCGGCGCTCACCCGGTGAGTGGCGGGAGGAGAGGTGGTGCCCATCGACTATCCCCTCAGCTCGACGACGTCGCCCGCGGTGGCCCTGGGGCGCCGGCGGCCCGCGCCGACGGCGCCGTCGTCGACGATCTCACCGTCGAGCAGGGAGACCACGCGGTCGGCCAGGCTGGCCACCCGGGCGTCGTGGGTGACGAGGATGATGGTCTGGCCGTCGCGGTGGACCTCGCTGAGGAGCCGGAGCACGTCGCGGGTGTTGCGGCTGTCGAGGTTGCCGGTGGGCTCGTCGGCCAGCAGCAGGCTCGGCCTGTTGGCCAGCGCGCGGGCCAGCGCCACCCGCTGCTGCTCGCCGCCGGCGAGCTGGGCGGGGGCGGCGTCGGCGCGGTCGCTCAGGCCGAGCTCCCCCAGCAGCTGCTCCCGGCGCTCCCGGGCCTCGCGCGGGGAGGCCCCGGACAGCAGCGCGGGCAGCTCGACGTTGTCGGCGACGGTCATGTTGGCGACCAGGTTGAAGAACTGGAAGACGAAGCCGATCTTCTGCCGGCGCAGCAGCGCCCAGGCGCTCTCGTTCAGCGTGTCGGCCCGCTTGCCGTCCAGCCAGATCTCGCCGCTGGTCCGGGCGTCCAGGCCACCGATCATGTGCACCAGGGTGGACTTGCCCGACCCCGACGGCCCCATGATGGCCACGAACTGCCCCGCCTCGACCTTGAGGTCCACCCCCCGTACGGCGTGCACCGGGACGCCGCCGTTCTGGTAGACCTTCACGAGGTTGACCGTGTTGACGATGGGGGGCGGGGGTGGGCTCACGACAGGTCCTCCTGACAGCGTTCGAGCCAGTCGAGGTCGGCCTGCAGGTGGAGCATGGCCCCCTCTATCAGCAGGAGCGCGACGCGATCCCCCGAATCGGTCCGCTCAGCGAGTTCGTTGAGGTCGCGCATGAGCGCGAGGTAGTGGCGGCGCTGGCGGTTGATCAGCGTCATCCGGTCCGCGATACCGGTCATCGGGGCCAGCACGAGCTTCATGAAGAACTCGTCCCGGACCCGCGGCCCCTCGGTGGGCTCGTCCACCCACACGTCGAGGGCGTCGCGGCCCGCGGCGGTCAGATAGTACACCTTCTTGTTCGGGCGGTTGGACTGTTCGACGTCGACGACCCGTATCAGGCCGTCCTTCTCCAGCCGGCTGAGCGTGACGTAGATCTGCCCGATGTTCGGTGACGGATAGGCGCTGCCGAATATCTGCTCCAGCGCCTGTTTCAGCTCGTATCCGTGGGCAGGTTCTTTCGCGAGGAGCGCTAACAGCGACAGCCTCACGCCCCACCTCCTCGGAGTGCTCGTTACGTGAGCGTTATGTGTCTATCCGTTGACGTCCACATTAGCGCTGTGCATAACATGCATGCATCTACCTAACACGTATGTAACCGCTCCGAAACCTGGAGGCAACCCCATGCGCCGACTGCTCCCCGTCGCGCTCGCCGTGCTGGTGACGGCGGGATGCTCGGCGGCGGTGGCGCAGAAGACGGAGCGCTCCGGCGGCGGGAGCGGCCCCTTCACCTTCGTGACGGGACGCGACACGACCGGTTACCTGCAGCCACTGCTCGACCGCTGGAACGAGGCCCATCCGGGGGAGCGGGTCACCCTGCTCGAACTCCCCGAGGCGGCCGACGAACAGCGCGCGCAGATGGTCGCCAACCTCCAGGCCAAGAGCGACCGCTACGACGTGCTCGGCCTCGACGTCGTCTGGACGGCGGAGTTCGCCGACGCCGGCTGGATCCTGCCGCTCGAACGCGGCATGTTCCCGCTGGACCGGTTCCTGCCGCCGGTCGTGGACACCGCGATCTACCAGGACAAGCTCTGGGCGGTGCCCTACACCAGCAACGCGGGGCTGCTCTACTACCGCAAGGACCTGCTCGCCAAGCAGGGCTTCAAGCCGCCCAAGACCTGGGCGGAGCTGCGCGAGCAGGCCCGCGCGCTGCACGACAAGTACGGCATCGGCGGTTACGCCGGCCAGTTCCTCGCCTACGAGGGGCTGACCGTCAACTTCGCCGAGGCCGTGCAGTCGGCGGGCGGGCAGATCCTCAGCCAGGACGGCACGCAGGTGACCATGGACGCGGCCAAGGCGAAGACCGGCCTGGACTTCCTGGCCGGCGGCTTCCGGGAGGGATGGATCCCCCGGGAGTCACTCTCCTTCAAGGAGGAGGAGTCGCGGCTGGCCTTCCAGGAGGGCCGGCTGGCCTTCGCCCGCAACTGGCCGCACGCCTACGGCCCGGCCACCACTTCGGCGGTCGCCGACAAGTTCGGGGTCACCCGGCTGCCCGGGCTGAACGGCCCGGGGTCCAGCTCGCTGGGCGGGGTCAACCTCGCGCTCAGCGCCTACTCCAAGCGGCAGAAGTCGGCGGTGGAGTTCATCCGCTACTTCACCGGCCTGGAGAACCAACGCCGGGTGCTCGCCGACGGCTCGTTCCCGCCCGTGTGGGCCGAGCTGTACGACGACCCCGGCCTGATCAAGCGTTTCCCCTACCTGCCGGTCCTCAAGCAGAGCATCCTCTCTGCCCGACCCCGACCGGCGAGTGCCAACTACAACCAGGTGAGCCTGGTGATCGCCAGCGCGGTCTCCAACGCGCTCACCCCACCCTTCAAGGAGGCCGGCGACGATGTCGTCGCCTCCATGAGAGGCCAGCTCAACGAGATCATCCGGGCTCAGTGACCCGGGGGAGATCCCCCCGGGTGAGACCGTCATCCCCATCCAGGCTCCGGACCGGGAGTCATCCCCACCCCCGGTCCCGGTCGAACGTCATCCCCATCCAGGCTCCGGACCGAGGGTCATCCCCACCCCCGGTCCGGGTCGAACGTCATCCCCGTCCTCAGTCCGCATTGAGCTGTCACCCCCGCCCCGGGAGCGACCCGGGAGCCCTGACAGCACAGGAGGTCCGTTCAGCATGCGTAAATCCATCGCGACAGTGACGACGGCGGGACTCGCGCTCGCCCTCGCCGCGTGCAGCCAGAGCCCCGACACTGCCGCCTCCCCCGCCGCGAGCAGCAGCTCCTCCGCCGCCGCCCCCGCGGCCAAGACGCTTGAAGGCGTGACCATCGAGGTCGCCGCCAAGTGGACCGGCCCCGAGCAGGCCAACTTCCAGGAAGTGCTCAAGGCCTTCGAGGCCAAGACCGGCGCCAAGGTCACCTACGCCTCCACCGGCGAGGACACCGGCGCCTACCTCGGCCCGCGCATCCAGGGCGACAACCCGCCGGACATCGCGATCCTGCCCCAGCCGGGCCTGGTCAAGCAGTACGCCGACCAGAAGGCGCTCAAGCCGCTCTCCGCCGAGGTGCTCAAGCAGATCGACGACAACTACACCCCGTACTGGAAGGAGCTCGGCTCCGCCGACGGCCAGGCCTACGGCGTGCTGGTGAAGGCGGCCCACAAGTCGCTCATCTGGTACCGCGACCAGGCCTTCCAGGACGCCGGGGCGCAGCAGCCGGCCACCTGGGACGACCTCGTCAAGACCGCCCAGGCGGTCGCCGACTCCGGCACCCCGCCCTTCTCCCTGTGCGGCGCGTCCGGCTGGACCCTGACCGACCTGTTCGAGAACGTCTACCTGTCCAGCGCGGGCCCGGAGAACTACACCAAGCTCTCCAAGCACGAGATCCCGTGGACCGACGCCAGCGTGACCACCGCCCTGGAGAAGATCGGCCAGCTCGTCGGCAAGAAGGAGTTCCTGCTCGGCGGCCCCTCCGGCGCCCTGCAGACCGACTTCCCGACCTGCGTGACCCAGGTCTACGGCCAGGACAAGTCGGCGATGGTCATCGAGGCGGACTTCGTGGGCACCACGGCCGAGGAGTCCGGCGCGAAGCTGGGCGAGGAGGCCAAGTACTTCCCGTTCCCGAAGGCCGGTGACACCGAGCCGGTCGTGCTGGGCGGCGACATCGCGGTGGCGCTGAAGGACTCCAAGGGCGCGATGGCGCTGCTGGAGTTCCTCGCCTCCAAGGAAGGCGGCGAGGTCTGGGCCAAGCTCCCCGGCTACCTGTCCCCCAACCGCAACGTCTCGCCCGACAACTACCCGAGCGAGCTGACCAAGAAGCTCGCCCAGACGATCATCTCCGCGGGTGACGCCGTCCGCTACGACATGTCCGACCTCGCCCCCAGCGCCTTCGGCGGCACCGACGGCAAGGGCCAGTGGAAGCTCCTGCAGGACTTCGTCCGTGACCCCTCCAAGATCAAGGACATCCAGTCCAAGCTTGAGGACGAGGCCAAGAAGGCCTGGAAGTAAAGGGGAGAGGCCGTGACCGACCGGTTAGACGGCCCGCAGGATCCGCGTGGCGGCGGCGACGCCGCCCGCGGCTCCTCCTCCGGACCGAACGACACCCCCGGGGCATCCCTCGATCTGAGCGACGCCCCGCCGGCCCCGGCGGACGCCGGCGCCGACGCGCCTGCCGCCAAGCCGGAGATCGCGACAGCCGGACCGGCGGCCCCGGCCGCCTCCGGCGCCGCGACCACCTCGCGCACCTCCTCGCGGCTGGGACCGCCGCCGACGCTGGCGATCTGGTTCCTGCTGCCGGGAGCGATCCTGCTCGGCTCGATGGTGATCTACCCGATCATCTACTCGATCTTCCGCAGCTTCTACGACGCCACCGGCGGCACCTTCGTCGGCGTGGACAACTACGCCACGATCTTCAGCGACTCCTCCACCCTGACCACGATCAGGAACAACCTGATCTGGGTCGTGGTGGCCCCCGCGCTGGTCACCGTGGTCGGCCTGATCTTCGCGGTGCTGACCGAGCGGATCCGCTGGGCGACCGCGTTCAAGCTGATCGTGTTCATGCCGATGGCCGTCTCCCTGATGGCCTCCGGCGTCATCTTCCGCCTGGTGTACGAGCAGGACCCCGACCGGGGCGTGGCCAACGCCGTGATCACCTCGGTCCAGGACGTCTTCGACTCCAACCCGGGCTACCCGGACGCGCGCCCCAGGGGGAACGACCAGGCGCCGGTCGCCGCCCAGCAGGGCGCGGTGGTGACCAAACAGCCCGCCAAGCTCGGGCAGGCCGTGCTCATCCCGCTGGTGGGCGTCAAACCCGACACCCTCGCCTCGGCCTCGGCGGCCAAGGCCGTCCAGCCCGGACCGGGCGAGCTGGCCGGGACCGTGTGGGTGGACTTCACCCAGGGCGGCGGCGGCGCGCTCAACCAGGTGGACGGCACCGAGAAGGCCCTGGCCGGAATGACGGTCGAGGCGGTGCAGAACGGCACCGTCAAGGGCACCGCCACCACCGAGGCCGACGGGACCTTCCGCTTCGCCGGGCTCGCGCCGGGCGACTACCTCGTACGGCTGCCGCAGTCGAACTTCGAGGCGGCCTTCAACGGGATCCCCTGGCTGGGCCCGACACTGATCACTCCGGCGATCATCGGCGCGTTCATCTGGGTGTGGGCCGGCTTCTCCATGGTGCTGATCGCGGCG
Coding sequences:
- a CDS encoding ABC transporter permease; protein product: MSTFRASVRWIRADLRVRRGQALLTVLAVAGIVTALITSATLLEDGTNPWRGLFAESRGAHVWIHTKDAPDVAALSRLQGVVQVAGPYRTAPVMLTLDGKKSPVALRGMQAALPSVATPLIREGRWLRSGDVDGVVVERSFAKALDLRVGGPFPVTALSGASHPLTVVGLADTADQGFYPESTPGLAWTPTATLARIEPALGRSESVTGLRLADGEDTLPVVHGAVTLLAEQIQRMSTWREVRASMELDNRLLGLLLALFGITGLVAAALAIANVVGGRVLAQTRDIATLKSLGYTRGQIFGLLMAEHGALGLLGIAVGLVCGQVAASFALAGMPILPLSSSPLLTIVAGTAAVVLVAVALPAWRGCRTPPIPAAPAAPPRGHLSRMARLALLVRLPPALVLGTRDAFTRRVPAFLSIVGVAVPMMMITIGLGCWATLDDFLRHPEQVGQAAALIVRPDKLPAEDAARIARADPEVRAVYPGSEVSALEPEQTRSVLARAVGTSAQPYPFSVVEGRMFAGRGEAVAGQGLLDLMGVKIGDRVRMTVGGTPLIVHIVGRVVEPDQDGEVLSLGLDSLAAKDAVPPQFYSLVLKPGADPAAVRARLLAASDEGLEVQRVVNPAERLAVIRMVIVALIVVLALLGLANLLTASALGLRDHALDLAVLKAMGLTPRQVAATLVTGTGLLVVLGVVAGTAAGASLVSGLIDLQGHTSGVGAGIGRTPSVLTLLSAVLMAVGAALLVTLIPARKAVRAQVPVTVR
- a CDS encoding ABC transporter ATP-binding protein → MSPPPPPIVNTVNLVKVYQNGGVPVHAVRGVDLKVEAGQFVAIMGPSGSGKSTLVHMIGGLDARTSGEIWLDGKRADTLNESAWALLRRQKIGFVFQFFNLVANMTVADNVELPALLSGASPREARERREQLLGELGLSDRADAAPAQLAGGEQQRVALARALANRPSLLLADEPTGNLDSRNTRDVLRLLSEVHRDGQTIILVTHDARVASLADRVVSLLDGEIVDDGAVGAGRRRPRATAGDVVELRG
- a CDS encoding PadR family transcriptional regulator, with protein sequence MRLSLLALLAKEPAHGYELKQALEQIFGSAYPSPNIGQIYVTLSRLEKDGLIRVVDVEQSNRPNKKVYYLTAAGRDALDVWVDEPTEGPRVRDEFFMKLVLAPMTGIADRMTLINRQRRHYLALMRDLNELAERTDSGDRVALLLIEGAMLHLQADLDWLERCQEDLS
- a CDS encoding ABC transporter substrate-binding protein; the protein is MRRLLPVALAVLVTAGCSAAVAQKTERSGGGSGPFTFVTGRDTTGYLQPLLDRWNEAHPGERVTLLELPEAADEQRAQMVANLQAKSDRYDVLGLDVVWTAEFADAGWILPLERGMFPLDRFLPPVVDTAIYQDKLWAVPYTSNAGLLYYRKDLLAKQGFKPPKTWAELREQARALHDKYGIGGYAGQFLAYEGLTVNFAEAVQSAGGQILSQDGTQVTMDAAKAKTGLDFLAGGFREGWIPRESLSFKEEESRLAFQEGRLAFARNWPHAYGPATTSAVADKFGVTRLPGLNGPGSSSLGGVNLALSAYSKRQKSAVEFIRYFTGLENQRRVLADGSFPPVWAELYDDPGLIKRFPYLPVLKQSILSARPRPASANYNQVSLVIASAVSNALTPPFKEAGDDVVASMRGQLNEIIRAQ
- a CDS encoding ABC transporter substrate-binding protein, with the translated sequence MRKSIATVTTAGLALALAACSQSPDTAASPAASSSSSAAAPAAKTLEGVTIEVAAKWTGPEQANFQEVLKAFEAKTGAKVTYASTGEDTGAYLGPRIQGDNPPDIAILPQPGLVKQYADQKALKPLSAEVLKQIDDNYTPYWKELGSADGQAYGVLVKAAHKSLIWYRDQAFQDAGAQQPATWDDLVKTAQAVADSGTPPFSLCGASGWTLTDLFENVYLSSAGPENYTKLSKHEIPWTDASVTTALEKIGQLVGKKEFLLGGPSGALQTDFPTCVTQVYGQDKSAMVIEADFVGTTAEESGAKLGEEAKYFPFPKAGDTEPVVLGGDIAVALKDSKGAMALLEFLASKEGGEVWAKLPGYLSPNRNVSPDNYPSELTKKLAQTIISAGDAVRYDMSDLAPSAFGGTDGKGQWKLLQDFVRDPSKIKDIQSKLEDEAKKAWK
- a CDS encoding ABC transporter permease codes for the protein MTDRLDGPQDPRGGGDAARGSSSGPNDTPGASLDLSDAPPAPADAGADAPAAKPEIATAGPAAPAASGAATTSRTSSRLGPPPTLAIWFLLPGAILLGSMVIYPIIYSIFRSFYDATGGTFVGVDNYATIFSDSSTLTTIRNNLIWVVVAPALVTVVGLIFAVLTERIRWATAFKLIVFMPMAVSLMASGVIFRLVYEQDPDRGVANAVITSVQDVFDSNPGYPDARPRGNDQAPVAAQQGAVVTKQPAKLGQAVLIPLVGVKPDTLASASAAKAVQPGPGELAGTVWVDFTQGGGGALNQVDGTEKALAGMTVEAVQNGTVKGTATTEADGTFRFAGLAPGDYLVRLPQSNFEAAFNGIPWLGPTLITPAIIGAFIWVWAGFSMVLIAAGLSAIPRDALEAARIDGATEWQVFRKITVPLLSPVLLVVFVTMIINTLKVFDLVFVIAPGSVQPQANVIALEMWRVSFGGGGNQGLGSALAIFLLILVLPFMILNIRRFRRDNQ